A genomic region of Drosophila kikkawai strain 14028-0561.14 chromosome X, DkikHiC1v2, whole genome shotgun sequence contains the following coding sequences:
- the Dsor1 gene encoding dual specificity mitogen-activated protein kinase kinase dSOR1 isoform X2, producing the protein MSKNKLNLVLPPVNTEATVAAAQVAPTPPFKTPSGTDLLGKPKTSIDALTETLEGLDMDDTERKRIKVFLSQKEKIGELSDEDLEKLGELGSGNGGVVMKVRHTHTHLIMARKLIHLEVKPAIKKQILRELKVLHECNFPHIVGFYGAFYSDGEISICMEYMDGGSLDLILKRAGRIPESILGRITLAVLKGLSYLRDKHAIIHRDVKPSNILVNSSGEIKICDFGVSGQLIDSMANSFVGTRSYMSPERLQGTHYSVQSDIWSLGLSLVEMAIGMYPIPPPNTATLESIFADNADNDGGQPVDEPRAMAIFELLDYIVNEPPPKLEHKIFSNEFKDFVDICLKKQPDERADLKTLLSHPWIRKAEVEEVDISGWVCKTMDLPPSTPKRNTSPN; encoded by the exons ATGTCGAAAAACAAGCTGAATCTGGTGCTGCCGCCGGTGAATACGGAAGCAACTGTTGCCGCCGCCCAAGTGGCGCCGACACCGCCGTTCAAAACCCCCTCGGGCACAGA TTTGCTGGGCAAGCCGAAGACGAGCATCGATGCGCTAACGGAAACGCTGGAGGGCCTGGACATGGACGACACTGAGCGGAAGCGGATCAAGGTGTTCCTCAGCCAAAAGGAGAAGATCGGCGAGCTCTCTGACGAAGATCTTGAGAAgcttggcgagctgggctctGGCAACGGCGGCGTTGTGATGAAGGTCcgccacacgcacacacacttaaTTATGGCCAGGAAACTGATCCATCTGGAGGTCAAGCCGGCGATCAAGAAACAGATTCTGCGCGAACTTAAAGTCCTCCACGAATGCAACTTCCCACACATTGTCGGCTTCTATGGGGCCTTCTACAGTGACGGTGAGATAAGCATTTGCATGGAATACATGGACGGCGGATCACTGGACCTAATCCTCAAGCGGGCGGGCCGGATACCAGAGTCCATCCTAGGCCGGATCACTCTGGCGGTGCTCAAGGGCCTAAGCTATCTGCGCGACAAGCATGCCATCATCCATCGGGACGTCAAGCCGAGCAACATTCTTGTCAACAGCAGCGGCGAGATAAAGATCTGTGATTTCGGCGTTTCCGGCCAACTGATAGACTCGATGGCCAACTCCTTTGTGGGCACCCGCAGCTACATGTCG CCTGAGCGATTGCAGGGCACACACTATTCGGTGCAGTCGGACATCTGGTCGCTGGGCCTGTCGCTGGTAGAGATGGCCATCGGCATGTACCCCATCCCACCGCCGAACACCGCCACTTTGGAGTCCATATTTGCTGACAATGCGGACAATGATGGCGGCCAGCCGGTGGACGAGCCGCGGGCAATGGCCATCTTCGAGTTGCTGGACTACATTGTGAACGAGCCACCGCCAAAGCTGGAGCACAAGATATTCTCCAACGAGTTCAAGGACTTTGTGGACATCTGCCTGAAGAAGCAGCCCGACGAGCGGGCCGATCTCAAGACCCTGCTG AGTCATCCCTGGATACGCaaggcggaggtggaggaggtggATATATCGGGCTGGGTGTGCAAGACAATGGATCTGCCGCCGTCGACGCCGAAGCGGAATACGTCGCCCAACTAG
- the Dsor1 gene encoding dual specificity mitogen-activated protein kinase kinase dSOR1 isoform X1 gives MSKNKLNLVLPPVNTEATVAAAQVAPTPPFKTPSGTDTHSLLGKPKTSIDALTETLEGLDMDDTERKRIKVFLSQKEKIGELSDEDLEKLGELGSGNGGVVMKVRHTHTHLIMARKLIHLEVKPAIKKQILRELKVLHECNFPHIVGFYGAFYSDGEISICMEYMDGGSLDLILKRAGRIPESILGRITLAVLKGLSYLRDKHAIIHRDVKPSNILVNSSGEIKICDFGVSGQLIDSMANSFVGTRSYMSPERLQGTHYSVQSDIWSLGLSLVEMAIGMYPIPPPNTATLESIFADNADNDGGQPVDEPRAMAIFELLDYIVNEPPPKLEHKIFSNEFKDFVDICLKKQPDERADLKTLLSHPWIRKAEVEEVDISGWVCKTMDLPPSTPKRNTSPN, from the exons ATGTCGAAAAACAAGCTGAATCTGGTGCTGCCGCCGGTGAATACGGAAGCAACTGTTGCCGCCGCCCAAGTGGCGCCGACACCGCCGTTCAAAACCCCCTCGGGCACAGA CACACACAGTTTGCTGGGCAAGCCGAAGACGAGCATCGATGCGCTAACGGAAACGCTGGAGGGCCTGGACATGGACGACACTGAGCGGAAGCGGATCAAGGTGTTCCTCAGCCAAAAGGAGAAGATCGGCGAGCTCTCTGACGAAGATCTTGAGAAgcttggcgagctgggctctGGCAACGGCGGCGTTGTGATGAAGGTCcgccacacgcacacacacttaaTTATGGCCAGGAAACTGATCCATCTGGAGGTCAAGCCGGCGATCAAGAAACAGATTCTGCGCGAACTTAAAGTCCTCCACGAATGCAACTTCCCACACATTGTCGGCTTCTATGGGGCCTTCTACAGTGACGGTGAGATAAGCATTTGCATGGAATACATGGACGGCGGATCACTGGACCTAATCCTCAAGCGGGCGGGCCGGATACCAGAGTCCATCCTAGGCCGGATCACTCTGGCGGTGCTCAAGGGCCTAAGCTATCTGCGCGACAAGCATGCCATCATCCATCGGGACGTCAAGCCGAGCAACATTCTTGTCAACAGCAGCGGCGAGATAAAGATCTGTGATTTCGGCGTTTCCGGCCAACTGATAGACTCGATGGCCAACTCCTTTGTGGGCACCCGCAGCTACATGTCG CCTGAGCGATTGCAGGGCACACACTATTCGGTGCAGTCGGACATCTGGTCGCTGGGCCTGTCGCTGGTAGAGATGGCCATCGGCATGTACCCCATCCCACCGCCGAACACCGCCACTTTGGAGTCCATATTTGCTGACAATGCGGACAATGATGGCGGCCAGCCGGTGGACGAGCCGCGGGCAATGGCCATCTTCGAGTTGCTGGACTACATTGTGAACGAGCCACCGCCAAAGCTGGAGCACAAGATATTCTCCAACGAGTTCAAGGACTTTGTGGACATCTGCCTGAAGAAGCAGCCCGACGAGCGGGCCGATCTCAAGACCCTGCTG AGTCATCCCTGGATACGCaaggcggaggtggaggaggtggATATATCGGGCTGGGTGTGCAAGACAATGGATCTGCCGCCGTCGACGCCGAAGCGGAATACGTCGCCCAACTAG